From the genome of Callithrix jacchus isolate 240 chromosome 7, calJac240_pri, whole genome shotgun sequence, one region includes:
- the HES4 gene encoding transcription factor HES-4 isoform X2 has translation MPADTPGKPSASPLAGAPASASPTPDKPRSAAEHRKSSKPVMEKRRRARINESLAQLKTLILDALSKESSRHSKLEKADILEMTVKHLQSLRRVQVTAALSYDPAVLGKYRAGFHECLAEVNRFLAGCEGVPADVRSRLLGHLASCLSQLGPSRRPAAPAPAAPTAEAPAPEVYAGRPPLPSLGGPFPLVAPPLLPGLTRALPSAPRAGTQGLGGPWRPWLR, from the exons ATGCCCGCAGACACGCCGGGGAAGCCGAGCGCCTCGCCGCTGGCAGGAGCGCCGGCCAGCGCCAGCCCGACCCCGGACAAGCCGCGGAGCGCGGCCGAGCACCGCAAG TCCTCCAAGCCGGTCATGGAGAAGCGGCGCCGAGCGCGCATTAACGAGAGCCTCGCTCAGCTGAAAACCCTCATCCTGGACGCTCTCAGTAAAGAG AGCTCCCGCCACTCGAAGCTGGAGAAGGCGGACATCCTGGAGATGACTGTGAAACACCTGCAGAGCCTGCGGCGCGTGCAGGTGACAG CCGCGCTCAGCTACGACCCCGCCGTCCTGGGCAAGTACCGCGCCGGCTTCCACGAGTGTTTGGCGGAGGTGAACCGCTTCCTAGCCGGCTGCGAGGGCGTCCCAGCCGACGTGCGCTCCCGCCTGCTCGGCCACCTGGCCTCCTGCCTGAGCCAGCTGGGGCCCTCCCGCCGCCCGGCCGCGCCGGCCCCGGCTGCCCCCACCGCAGAGGCCCCGGCGCCCGAGGTCTACGCGGGCCGCCCGCCGCTGCCGTCGCTCGGCGGCCCCTTCCCCCTGGTCGCGCCGCCGCTGCTACCGGGTCTGACCCGGGCGCTGCCCTCCGCCCCCAGGGCGGGGACGCAGGGCCTGGGCGGACCCTGGCGGCCGTGGCTGCGTTGA
- the HES4 gene encoding transcription factor HES-4 isoform X1, with translation MPADTPGKPSASPLAGAPASASPTPDKPRSAAEHRKSSKPVMEKRRRARINESLAQLKTLILDALSKESSRHSKLEKADILEMTVKHLQSLRRVQVTGAARVAAAPRRGVGARGTPGPGPDRSSRVAPVAALSYDPAVLGKYRAGFHECLAEVNRFLAGCEGVPADVRSRLLGHLASCLSQLGPSRRPAAPAPAAPTAEAPAPEVYAGRPPLPSLGGPFPLVAPPLLPGLTRALPSAPRAGTQGLGGPWRPWLR, from the exons ATGCCCGCAGACACGCCGGGGAAGCCGAGCGCCTCGCCGCTGGCAGGAGCGCCGGCCAGCGCCAGCCCGACCCCGGACAAGCCGCGGAGCGCGGCCGAGCACCGCAAG TCCTCCAAGCCGGTCATGGAGAAGCGGCGCCGAGCGCGCATTAACGAGAGCCTCGCTCAGCTGAAAACCCTCATCCTGGACGCTCTCAGTAAAGAG AGCTCCCGCCACTCGAAGCTGGAGAAGGCGGACATCCTGGAGATGACTGTGAAACACCTGCAGAGCCTGCGGCGCGTGCAGGTGACAGGTGCGGCGCGGGTGGCGGCGGCTCCGAGGCGGGGGGTGGGGGCGCGTGGGACCCCCGGGCCGGGCCCCGACCGCTCCTCGCGCGTCGCCCCGGTAGCCGCGCTCAGCTACGACCCCGCCGTCCTGGGCAAGTACCGCGCCGGCTTCCACGAGTGTTTGGCGGAGGTGAACCGCTTCCTAGCCGGCTGCGAGGGCGTCCCAGCCGACGTGCGCTCCCGCCTGCTCGGCCACCTGGCCTCCTGCCTGAGCCAGCTGGGGCCCTCCCGCCGCCCGGCCGCGCCGGCCCCGGCTGCCCCCACCGCAGAGGCCCCGGCGCCCGAGGTCTACGCGGGCCGCCCGCCGCTGCCGTCGCTCGGCGGCCCCTTCCCCCTGGTCGCGCCGCCGCTGCTACCGGGTCTGACCCGGGCGCTGCCCTCCGCCCCCAGGGCGGGGACGCAGGGCCTGGGCGGACCCTGGCGGCCGTGGCTGCGTTGA